In a genomic window of Siphonobacter curvatus:
- a CDS encoding FecR family protein → MTSHRRKTEVINYFLGRCSREDQEKLENWLRQDPGNVELAEVIIQEAIRNHALWSALEQDKSLVRQKVMAGIGKKQNIPGGGARNRLLGKIAAIIVSMGLLSSIWYHYADQWITLQTNYGEVKTFVLPDESKVRLNANTQLRYRSDWQDGLRELWLEGEGFFTVKHTLTNQGFLVHVPSGASIEVVGTEFNVFSRRNILQTVLKSGKIAFKAAGKIQSAPITLKPGSVVEQINQEKINIQFNADPEKYYAWTQGKWILDDESLGDILRKIRDSYGLQVQLTNPALALRSAYGSIPLPHQGQSPETLLENVADLYDLTIIRNKGHYYLKG, encoded by the coding sequence ATGACCAGCCACCGCCGAAAAACAGAAGTTATTAATTATTTCCTGGGAAGATGTAGTCGGGAGGATCAGGAAAAACTGGAAAACTGGCTTCGTCAGGATCCAGGAAATGTAGAGTTAGCCGAAGTCATTATTCAGGAAGCGATTCGAAACCATGCCTTATGGTCAGCCCTAGAACAGGATAAATCGCTGGTTAGACAGAAGGTAATGGCAGGAATTGGGAAAAAGCAAAACATCCCCGGGGGGGGGGCACGAAACCGTTTACTCGGAAAAATCGCGGCTATTATAGTCAGTATGGGCTTATTGAGCAGTATTTGGTACCATTATGCAGATCAGTGGATTACGTTACAAACGAACTATGGTGAAGTAAAAACCTTTGTATTGCCTGACGAGTCTAAGGTCAGACTGAACGCTAATACCCAACTTCGGTACCGGAGTGATTGGCAAGACGGTCTCCGGGAACTCTGGCTGGAAGGGGAAGGATTCTTCACCGTTAAACATACACTAACCAATCAGGGCTTTCTGGTTCATGTACCATCGGGAGCCAGCATTGAAGTAGTAGGGACGGAATTTAATGTGTTTTCGCGAAGGAATATCCTTCAAACCGTTCTCAAAAGCGGGAAAATCGCTTTTAAAGCCGCAGGGAAAATACAATCAGCCCCCATTACGCTGAAACCGGGATCAGTTGTTGAACAGATTAACCAAGAAAAAATAAACATCCAGTTTAATGCAGACCCAGAGAAGTATTACGCCTGGACGCAGGGGAAGTGGATTCTGGACGATGAGTCGCTGGGCGACATTCTCCGGAAAATCAGGGATAGCTATGGCCTGCAGGTCCAACTGACCAACCCCGCCCTAGCTCTCCGTTCGGCGTATGGTTCCATCCCTCTACCGCATCAGGGACAATCGCCGGAAACGTTACTGGAAAACGTCGCTGATTTATACGATTTAACCATTATCCGCAACAAGGGACACTATTATCTAAAAGGATAA